Proteins encoded by one window of Carassius auratus strain Wakin chromosome 8, ASM336829v1, whole genome shotgun sequence:
- the LOC113107048 gene encoding coxsackievirus and adenovirus receptor homolog has protein sequence MSKFCFNSPLPLAALYITAVCLNHAALAVQVTSTGPQTLKKAQGESVTLGCTYTLDAADTGDLDIEWTRVSQDMTQKDELILSYTGGKQFQLGSPDLMSRFKFVGDPSRSDASVNLTSVKVLDTATYQCKVKKTPGIDSRKVTLVVLVRPSPPKCWVEGSEEKGGTVSLRCKSSQGSSPLKYTWTKESGNLPPTATQSPQTGELLIRNHSESYTGRYLCEVSNEVGTERCTYALQAYNPTNKAGVIAGAVIGALLLLLLLLLLIWLLICCCNKRRYEKEIANEIREDSAAPESRPGSRNSSFRSILNYRVHSGIHYSSVGKADVSRVGSGRSSTHTERGRVQRDASVLASDHRPPLSYDSKYGYPV, from the exons ATGAGCAAGTTCTGCTTTAACTCCCCCTTACCTTTGGCTGCATTATACATCACTGCAGTATGTCTGAATcatgcag CTTTGGCCGTACAGGTGACATCGACAGGACCACAGACCCTCAAGAAAGCCCAGGGGGAGAGTGTTACTCTGGGCTGCACATACACCTTGGATGCTGCGGATACTGGAGACCTGGACATTGAGTGGACACGCGTCAGTCAAGACATGACCCAGAAAGATGAGCTG ATCTTATCCTACACTGGAGGGAAACAGTTCCAGCTAGGAAGCCCAGACCTGATGAGTCGCTTTAAGTTTGTTGGCGACCCGAGCCGCAGCGACGCATCGGTCAACCTTACCAGCGTCAAGGTCTTGGACACAGCCACGTACCAGTGCAAAGTGAAGAAGACACCCGGCATCGATTCGAGGAAAGTCACTTTAGTAGTGCTGG TACGACCTTCGCCCCCCAAATGCTGGGTGGAAGGTAGCGAGGAGAAGGGTGGAACCGTTTCCCTCCGCTGCAAGTCTTCCCAGGGTTCATCTCCTCTAAAATATACATGGACGAAAGAAAGCGGAAACCTGCCACCAACCGCAACACAGA GTCCCCAGACCGGAGAGCTGCTGATCAGAAACCACAGTGAAAGCTACACAGGGAGGTACCTTTGTGAGGTCAGCAATGAAGTAGGCACTGAACGATGCACATACGCCCTTCAAGCATATAACC CAACGAATAAAGCGGGAGTGATTGCTGGAGCTGTGATTGGTGCACTGCTGttgctgctcctcctccttttGCTAATCTGGCTCCTGATTTGCTGTTGCAACAAGCGACGCTATGAAAAAGAGATTGCCAATGAGATCAG GGAGgactctgcagctccagagagtCGCCCAGGCAGCCGTAACTCCAGCTTCCGTTCTATACTAAATTATCGTGTCCATTCGGGGATCCATTACAGCTCTGTGGGCAAAGCCGATGTCTCACGGGTCGGATCGGGCCGCAGCAGCACCCACACAGAACGCGGCAGAGTCCAAAGAGATGCCAGCGTGCTTGCATCTGATCACAGGCCTCCGCTCAGTTATGACAGCAAATATGGATACCCCGTATAA
- the LOC113107053 gene encoding uncharacterized protein LOC113107053 produces MLSSVTKLAAWVLTGFLAILTIFFNMYLLLINQRNYRKSRKHRLNPADFIITAISLASISLQVLTYLWQTLDVIDTVCHISLAGAILLVLIYSVKFIIFWSTAFLTFYYGTKLVVEPVHCYTRIQEGIVKHVHTALAVIVVSGFANCVPLLSVLTYYNGTTSGLSDCGSIMPTDMTGLAYIFYYVIISDIVPGIVMVKCSISISYHLAKHLLDMKASTNGAHGPKLGTQMRVIKMTLSMVVVFIIFLIVDIFTQMTVVLMRQNTLALTVLFASIYTTVSAFVLVYGKKSYWKELIATYNLFLDEYPCLSSMKVEEVKTEPHEHSHGH; encoded by the coding sequence ATGTTGTCGTCCGTGACCAAACTGGCAGCCTGGGTGCTGACCGGCTTCTTGGCGATTCTCACCATTTTCTTCAACATGTACCTGCTTCTGATCAACCAGAGGAACTACCGGAAGAGCAGAAAGCACCGACTGAACCCGGCCGACTTCATCATCACAGCCATCTCCCTGGCCAGCATCTCCCTGCAGGTTCTCACGTACTTATGGCAGACGCTGGATGTGATCGACACCGTGTGCCACATCAGCTTAGCGGGAGCCATCCTGCTGGTGCTCATctacagtgtcaagttcatcatCTTCTGGAGCACGGCGTTCCTGACCTTCTACTACGGCACTAAACTGGTGGTGGAGCCTGTCCACTGCTACACACGTATACAGGAGGGCATCGTCAAACACGTCCACACGGCCCTGGCGGTGATCGTGGTGAGTGGTTTCGCCAATTGTGTCCCACTGCTGAGCGTGTTGACTTACTATAACGGCACCACCAGCGGGCTGAGTGACTGCGGCTCCATCATGCCCACAGACATGACCGGACTCGCCTACATCTTCTACTACGTGATCATCTCTGACATCGTTCCGGGAATAGTGATGGTCAAATGCAGCATTTCCATCTCGTACCACCTGGCCAAACATCTGCTGGACATGAAGGCCAGCACCAACGGCGCCCACGGGCCCAAGCTCGGCACGCAGATGCGGGTCATCAAGATGACTCTCAGTATGGTGGTGGTGTTCATCATCTTCCTGATCGTGGACATCTTCACCCAGATGACGGTGGTGCTGATGAGGCAGAACACACTGGCCCTGACCGTTCTCTTCGCCAGCATCTACACCACAGTCAGCGCGTTCGTTCTGGTCTACGGGAAGAAAAGCTACTGGAAGGAACTGATCGCAACTTATAACCTGTTTTTAGACGAGTACCCTTGTTTGAGCAGCATGAAGGTGGAAGAGGTCAAAACAGAACCGCATGAGCACAGCCATGGGCACTGA